Part of the Bacillota bacterium genome, CTACTTGAGGAGGGGGCGGAGGAGGGAGAGGGGGCCGTCGAGGAGGGCGGACAGGAGGGGGGCGTGCCAGTCGAATAGGCGGTGGGACTGGATGGCGCGCTTGATGCCGTCGCGGTTAGCGAGGTCGATGAGGAAGGCTAATGTGGCGTCGTCGACCCGGCGGGCGAGTTGCCGGAAGCGCACACCCACCTCGATCTCCCGCCCGAGCAGGGACCTCCACCGGCGATCGTATTCCGCCAACGACTCCGCAGACAGGTCGTCCTCCGCCAGAGCGCGGGTCAACACACCCACAGCAATCTCGGCCGCCAGCAAACCGTAGTACACGCCGCCGCCCGTCGTGGTCTTCATCTGGCCGGCGGCTTCGCCCACCACGAGGATGCCGTCAGCCACGGAGGATGCCGTCAGCCACGGTGGAAGGTGAAGGGCCCGGAGAAGACGACCGACCACATCTTGATTATGCGACGCACGGGAACGACCCTAGCGGCCCGCCCTGGCCGCCAAATTGAGTCCGTCGCAGCCCCATACTTCGGGAAATGAACGCTACTGATTCACTGCGACTGGTCCGGCCGCACCTGACGGGGCGGTTTCCAACTCTCCCTGGTTATCCATAATAGCGAGGAAATCTTCACCACTAACACAGGAGCGTTTCCCTCAAACACCCTGACTCTGGTACTTTGACCGCTCAGGGTCACGGCCAGGCTCCTATGCTGCCTAACCCCCGTCTCCCGCCGGCCCCGTCCGCCTGATCCGGATCCCGCGAGGCGTGACCACCGTGAAGGCCCCCCTCAGTTCGTCCCCATGCCGAGCCACCACAGCGGCAACCACATCCGCCTTTTCGTGCTCAGGCAGGCCGGCGAGCCGTACAAGAACCACACCACCCGCTACCCTGCCCAGGCGAAATACCAGATCGCCGAAGTCCTTGTCGGCGCTCAAGAGAAGGGCACCTGTCTTGTTCGCGGTCTCGAGCACAGCTTCGTCGCCGGCACCCGGGCCGAACTCCGCCACGTACGCAACCTCGTGCCCCTCGGCCCGCAACCGCGCGACTATCTGGCCGTCCACGCACTCGTCTGCAACGAACTTCATCTCGCTGCGCCTGCCACCGGGTAGACCGCGTCCATCCGCAATACCCGGGCAGCGTACTCGATGGCAGCCCTTACTCCATCCTTAGTCAAGCTCGGATGAGCAGCTACGATTTGCTCAACTGTCTCCCCCGCCGCCAGCTTCTCAAGGATCAGTTCCACAGTGATCCTCGTGCCCGCGACAACGGGTTTCCCCATCATTACGTGTGGATCGCTGACTATGCGTGCAGTTCCCATTCACACAGTCCCTCCAAATTGCCGGACCTAACCAAGATGGCCCCTCCCCATAGGGACCGGGGCAACACGGGCGTGATCAGTCACTATTGTAACCCACGTCATGTCCCGGCGTACACCCATCCTGGGGCACACCCGCCCGCGTCGGGGGCGGCCGGGCGAAGCCCGCCCCCCATCCATTTGCTCCCGGACAGCATCCCGCTAAGCCAGCACGACCTTCGTACCTGCGGCTTCAAGTCCCCTACCCATCGGCTCCGGGGAACCCGGAAGATGCGGGCAAGCTGCCGGAAGCGCACACCAGCTCGATCTCTCGCCCGAGCAGGGACCTCCACCGGCGATCGTATTCCGCCAGCGGACTCCGCAGTCAGGTCGTCCTCCGCCAGAGCGCGGGTCAACACCTCCACAGCAATCTCGCCCGCCAGCAACCGCTAGTAGTCCGCCGCGAAGAGCAGGGTCTTCATCACGGGAGATAGCACTTGCCGATGGAGAAGCTCCCTCACTCGGTCCCCGATGGGGCTGGAGAGCCCTCTCGACAGTACCACGTCACATTCCCTTGCCGACAAGCCATGCGACCAGAGGTGACCCCACTGCCGTGTACCTGCGCGCGGATGCCACCGCGGTCAGACGCCGGGCGGAGGGGTGTTCAACGTTCAATCACTGGCCATGAACCACGTCGCATGGCACGAGGTCCCCCCGAAGGGTCCGGAGAAGACGACTGCACCACATCTGGATTATGCGACGCACGGGAAGGACGTTAGCGGCCCGCCCTCACCGCCACATTGAGTCCGTCGCAGCCCCATACTTCGGGAAATGAACGTTGCTTACGGGCACGGGCAACGCAGAGAGCCCACTTGTTGAGTGTACGGCCTGTTAGCGCTGTGACCTTAGCGGCACCAGACGCGCACGGAGACCCCCCGGCGTCAACTCGTGCGCTCCAAGTAGAGTTCCGACTTCTTGAACCGTCCAGGCCTCCGGTGGTTTGGCTGCCAAGGCAGCGGCAAAGCCACGGATCCGTTTCTGGAGGTTTGACAACCCTTCCGGCGCCAAGACCTTAGCGTCTTCTGGGGGATAAGCATCGTGTGCACACACGCTGCACGGGTGTACCATAATGGCGGTGAGGCTTTGCCCTGGATAATGCTGGCGGAACCAGTTGATGCTATTTGCGAGCTGGCCGACCTCATCCTTCGAAACGGTAGACCGCGTCAGGCTTACGTTATTCTTCGCTTCGATAACGAAAAACGCCCCGTCAGAAAGCAACCATAAGACGTCGGGACCGCTACCATAATCTTTTTCGGGTCGCTGAGATTGAAGCCCAAGCAGGTTTGCAAGATCAGCTAGGGCCTGCTCGAATTCATTAGGCTCAACTCCAAATGAGAGCTTGGCCAGAATCTCATCGACTGCCACGACAACGGCATTAGCGTTGTCATACCCGCGCAACCACTCTACGGCACGGCTCGCCTGCGTCCCCTTTTCCATCAAGCGACGATACTGAACACCTTCAAGGGGTCTGAATAGACGCGGGTTCAGTTCGTGGGCTTTCCGCTGGATTTCCTGCGCCCTACCGGGGTCCACCTTGTGGAGAAGCTGCGCGGCAAATTGGAGGTACCAACCCTTGTCAACCGGGTCCAGTTGGGGGAGGTCGTCAATGGCCTTCTGAACGGAATCAGAAGCGCCTTGAGCTTGCCCCCCGCGAAAAAGTTGAACAGCCTTCCTTTCCATCTCAGCCAGTTTGAGGGGAAGATCGCTAGAGGCAACATACGATACCCGGGAAAGCATTTCACGGTGAAACTTCTTCCAACCGGGGTCTTGTTGCAGGCACTGATGTATAAGCCTGTGAATACTGAGGAGCGGGTCACTACCGCCCCTGCGAATCTCCTGCGCCAACGTTTGTCCGATTTCGATTTGGAGACGCGTTTCGGGCGAAAGAAACTCCCGATTTTCCACTAGCGTGAGAAAGGAGATCAAATCGCTGCCTAACAAGAGAACAGCGCAATAATCACCGCCCGATCGCACACCGCGCCCCAAGCCTTGTTCTATTCTTTGAGCTTGGTTACTCCTTAGTTGCCGGGACTGGGGTCTTGCCGTCATGACGTATTGCGCGTAGAGAGAACCGCCTGGCGGGAGCCCGTCCAGCACTAATAAACGACAAGCATCACCGGGCAAGTCTATACCATCGTACCTATTAACCAATACTACGAAGTTTCCTACAGAACCCCGAAGCCGCTTCAGGATTACATCAATGGTATCATTATTGGCCACTTCGGCACCAACACGTTCCCACGGCTTCGCCGCAGTGAATGACGGTACAAGTACAACTACGTTGTATCCCTCACTTGATATCCTGGGAACCAATTGACGCACCTGATCGTCATCGACAGACGAATCCATTATACGGGGCGCGATTATAAGCCTCTCGCCCACGTCACCGCTGACATTAGGGTGAAGGGCATTCTCGACAGCCTCCCGAGCAACGCCGAACTCCCGAATCAGAATGGAGTCATCAATGAGCGTCGCGGAAAGGAAAAAGCGGCGTCGGGCAAGATCGAAGCTGGGAATGCGTTGAATAGGGACCAGGTACGGAGTGATCTGTATTTCGGTGCCGGTAATGAAACACCAGCACAACTCCAAATCGTCTTGAACCAGATTCCAGGAGAACAGCAACTCCCTTGCGTCCCTGAGCTCAGCCAGGATCCGAGAGACATCGGACAGCACGTTCTGCCACGCCCAGTATGGTATTGCCATGAAGGCGTGCGGATCTCCGTCACGAATGCTTGCAGCGGTGCCGACCGCCTGAGCCTCCATGACATCCTGAAACAACCGCGAAAGACGTTCGTATGCTTCGCCTGCTCCCCGCACAAATCTTACGGTTACTTCTTCACGCGCGATCCTGAGGCAGCTGTGGGCATCGTCTATTACAACTGCACCGAGATTCAACGGCTCGCGGGCCCCACCCAGCACCCCAAAGATAGATCGGCCGTTGAACAGTTTCTGGAAGGTCGTAACGAGAATTGCTTCTCTGTTGAGGAATTCCTGGGGAAACTGATTGTCCAAACCAAACTGTACGGTACGAATCCCGCAGCCAACCGCTTGCTCCACAACTTGATCGGCCAACTGGTTGGTGGGACAAACATATAGTGCAGGCCCTACCCCCTCGTTCAAGCACGACTGGAGGGTGAGGAGGCCTACAAGCGTCTTCCCCGACCCGGTGTTCATCTTGATCACCGTATCCCGATGCTCACGCCGACTGTGCCAAGCGTCCAGCACGTCAACTTGCACGTCCCGTAGGTATTCGAACTCGGGGCCACGGACTAGGCCGTGAAAAAGCGCCTTTGGTTCGACGATACGCCGGCGCTCGGCTCGGGCCAACAGCCTATCGAAATCAATCAACGTTATCCACCCCCAGAAACCGCCGGACGCTCAGCCACCTAAAGACAGGCTTCGAGCAATGCCAGTCTGACCGCCAGTGTGGCGAAAGCATGGGGTTAGAGCAACCGTCAACCGATCAGCCAGGATCCCCCATCCATACGACTTCCTGAGGCGATTCCATGCCTGCGGCCGAGCTATTCCCCACCCCCGCGGAGCACCTCGAGGAGGTGATCTCTCTTGCTCCAGCCTATGACGTGATCCGAGCCTGTCTCCAATATGGCGAGCGCCTCCTGGGTCCAGACGTCTTCCTCGTCATCGATGAGGCTGAGAGAGGTGTGTGCAACACCGGCCTTGTAAAGGTCAAGGAATGCATGTGTCGTCAGTTTGGCGAGGATAGTCGAATAAGCCCTCGAGCCGGTTGAGGCCGCCTGGATGAGGGCGGGGGTTTTCCTGGTGTTGACCGCAAAATCGATCGTGTGGGATGCTCTCCTGCCCTGAACCCGATAGTCCTGAATGAAATGGACGTTCGACTCCAGAAGGAACGACCGAACCTCCTCCTTGAAGAAACGCTTCGTGCGTA contains:
- a CDS encoding DUF5615 family PIN-like protein, with protein sequence MKFVADECVDGQIVARLRAEGHEVAYVAEFGPGAGDEAVLETANKTGALLLSADKDFGDLVFRLGRVAGGVVLVRLAGLPEHEKADVVAAVVARHGDELRGAFTVVTPRGIRIRRTGPAGDGG
- a CDS encoding DUF433 domain-containing protein, producing the protein MGTARIVSDPHVMMGKPVVAGTRITVELILEKLAAGETVEQIVAAHPSLTKDGVRAAIEYAARVLRMDAVYPVAGAAR
- a CDS encoding DEAD/DEAH box helicase; translation: MIDFDRLLARAERRRIVEPKALFHGLVRGPEFEYLRDVQVDVLDAWHSRREHRDTVIKMNTGSGKTLVGLLTLQSCLNEGVGPALYVCPTNQLADQVVEQAVGCGIRTVQFGLDNQFPQEFLNREAILVTTFQKLFNGRSIFGVLGGAREPLNLGAVVIDDAHSCLRIAREEVTVRFVRGAGEAYERLSRLFQDVMEAQAVGTAASIRDGDPHAFMAIPYWAWQNVLSDVSRILAELRDARELLFSWNLVQDDLELCWCFITGTEIQITPYLVPIQRIPSFDLARRRFFLSATLIDDSILIREFGVAREAVENALHPNVSGDVGERLIIAPRIMDSSVDDDQVRQLVPRISSEGYNVVVLVPSFTAAKPWERVGAEVANNDTIDVILKRLRGSVGNFVVLVNRYDGIDLPGDACRLLVLDGLPPGGSLYAQYVMTARPQSRQLRSNQAQRIEQGLGRGVRSGGDYCAVLLLGSDLISFLTLVENREFLSPETRLQIEIGQTLAQEIRRGGSDPLLSIHRLIHQCLQQDPGWKKFHREMLSRVSYVASSDLPLKLAEMERKAVQLFRGGQAQGASDSVQKAIDDLPQLDPVDKGWYLQFAAQLLHKVDPGRAQEIQRKAHELNPRLFRPLEGVQYRRLMEKGTQASRAVEWLRGYDNANAVVVAVDEILAKLSFGVEPNEFEQALADLANLLGLQSQRPEKDYGSGPDVLWLLSDGAFFVIEAKNNVSLTRSTVSKDEVGQLANSINWFRQHYPGQSLTAIMVHPCSVCAHDAYPPEDAKVLAPEGLSNLQKRIRGFAAALAAKPPEAWTVQEVGTLLGAHELTPGGLRARLVPLRSQR